GGCGATGTGGTTACTTATTTAGCTGCAAGAGGGGTACTTACCAGCGCTAATGCCGAGCAGTTGATTATCGAAGAAAAAAACATTGCCAACTTCCTGTGCATGGAGGGGTATAATGATTGGAGGAGAACGGGTTATCCGGCATTGACCAAGGTAAAAAATGCCTTGTCTGAAATCCCTCGCAGGGTACTTTATCCCCAGTCGGAAATTGTACCTAATCCACAACCGCAGCAAAGTGCCAAGCTAACCGACAGGGTTTGGTGGGATGCACAATAAGCATTATTTAGCAGGCATTGACCGTACAAATAATATTATTGGTTAAAATACGGTTAGTGTCTGCTAATTTGTTAAATAAACCCTATTTAGTAGTATTTTAGTTTTGTGAAAAATATTTAAGAATGATAACTTTTGATTGGAAAGGTGTACTCCCTGCAGTAACTACAAAATTTACAGATAACGACGAGCTTGATTTTGACGCGTTTGATATTAACCTGAAAGCCCAACTTGAAGCCGGTGTTGACGGCTTTATTTTAGGCGGATCATTAGGCGAAGCCAGTGTATTGGACGAGCAGGAAAAATACGATCTGCTTGCCCACACCGTAGCATTTGTTGAAGGCAAAGTGCCGGTAATTTTGAACATTGCCGAGCAAACTACCAAAGCCGCCGTAAGGTGCGCGCAAAAAGCGTTGGAATTAGGCGCATCTGGCCTGATGCTGTTGCCGCCAATGCGTTACAAAAGCGATGAGCGGGAAACTATCGCTTACTTTGCCGCGGTTGCCGAAAGCACCCCGCTGCCTATTATGATATACAACAACCCGGTTGATTACAAAGTTGAGGTTACCCTTGACATGTTTGAGCAACTGGCTGCTTACAGCAATATCCAGGCGGTAAAAGAATCAACCCGCGATGTATCAAACGTTACCCGTATGATCAATCGTTTTGGCGACAGGTTTAAAATTTTTACCGGCGTTGATCCTTTGGCTATGGAAAGCCTGGTAATGGGTGCCGATGGCTGGGTTGCCGGCTTGGTTGATGCCTTCCCTAAAGAAACCGTTGCTATTTACCGTTTGGTAAAAGCTAAAAGATATGACGAGGCTTTGGCCATTTACCGTTGGTTTTTACCTGTGTTGGAGCTGGATATCCACCCGAAACTGGTACAATACATTAAACTGGCCGAAGTTGCAACAGGTATTGGTACCGAAAATGTACGCGCGCCGCGTTTGGCTTTGGTTGGCGAAGAGCGTACCAAAGTTCAGAAAGTAATTGACGATGCTTTGGCTATCCGTCCGGAATTGCCTGTTGGTAGCTGGGGTAAGGTAACTGAAGAGGTAGCATAAGCAAACCATGGCAAGTAAAACTTTTTTTTGTGTAGATGCGCATACCTGCGGTAACCCGGTAAGGCTGGTAGCAGGCGGCGGTCCGCAATTGGTGGGCGATAACATGAGCCAGAAACGTCAGCACTTTTTAAAAGAGTACGACTGGATCCGCACCGGCCTGATGTTTG
The sequence above is a segment of the Mucilaginibacter celer genome. Coding sequences within it:
- a CDS encoding dihydrodipicolinate synthase family protein; the encoded protein is MITFDWKGVLPAVTTKFTDNDELDFDAFDINLKAQLEAGVDGFILGGSLGEASVLDEQEKYDLLAHTVAFVEGKVPVILNIAEQTTKAAVRCAQKALELGASGLMLLPPMRYKSDERETIAYFAAVAESTPLPIMIYNNPVDYKVEVTLDMFEQLAAYSNIQAVKESTRDVSNVTRMINRFGDRFKIFTGVDPLAMESLVMGADGWVAGLVDAFPKETVAIYRLVKAKRYDEALAIYRWFLPVLELDIHPKLVQYIKLAEVATGIGTENVRAPRLALVGEERTKVQKVIDDALAIRPELPVGSWGKVTEEVA